The following are encoded in a window of Maylandia zebra isolate NMK-2024a linkage group LG5, Mzebra_GT3a, whole genome shotgun sequence genomic DNA:
- the LOC101484654 gene encoding transmembrane protein 233, with product MALGVLNPQLKSSLSGSEFFDSGYVEELPPPLQSYLCLTIFTCFCPAYPVNIVALVFSIMSRNSYYSGDYEGSRRLGRNALYVAIASVIIGLLIIAISCTVHFTTMDF from the exons ATGGCACTTGGAGTGCTAAATCCACAGTTAAAGAGCTCCTTAAGTGGGAGCGAATTTTTCGACAGTGGTTATGTAGAGGAACTACCACCTCCTCTTCAAAGCTACCTTTGTTTGACCATTTTTACATGCTTTTGTCCTGCATACCCCGTCAACATTGTGGCTTTGGTCTTCTCTATCATG TCTAGAAACAGTTACTACAGCGGAGACTATGAAGGCTCCAGGCGGCTGGGCAGGAACGCGCTCTACGTGGCTATTGCCTCAGTCATCATCGGGCTTCTCATCATCGCCATCTCCTGCACTGTTCATTTTACCACA ATGGATTTTTAG